The following are encoded together in the Culex pipiens pallens isolate TS chromosome 1, TS_CPP_V2, whole genome shotgun sequence genome:
- the LOC120427714 gene encoding mucin-19-like, producing MPFVQRVVTPKYVARSTKPSHSRGAVSLPVQDYELEAITNLTLSNALRQLASLVLISNQIFTELNKELASVSERSLGIKQRIDNLSTRVEEFDPKQVTVPESDLVTFSQIKNHHSTKYRIETCLFTADTRSDTLQQLYDAAAKTPVPAIAEMDRILGQDGTTPGRRSSDAFLCTPVLGQTRRKLKAKIDMDIETRLPSAIDDLRKWTSIEAIGDITVPPDCTARVAGNSSSANLAGNNTTQNGSPSYQAGTSASFDETDDIIVVDRSTRGSGREPDIPLDHRLPSPEEQCQMIALKFPAETIKVDTSGRRFDRMCTTRKSLLHFVSAAEHAAELGAAGTAGQPDGSDGDTIRRRSRPRRSRGKRRNTIAGTDQKEIAEVVNNGDEATTSPTISTNLVPRSKSSDILKKESPSTTVESINTSKNSIKLSHFNSLKQWGRNRLRMINNRDSKDKVQDIDDFNISDTTRNSKRKSSDKDVKLSHERKPSYSSSERSITVHTSNAGATGTSMPASINPVKLRESSSIRRQRRTALGNKDEPHSSSGNWSASSESGRTSIGSEITTTTQPKSSASSTSLNHNHHTVSSGPPSSIISRRRFLNTSASSSVTSEGTATPDLQMYDYHDEGGETSSVYSCDTEGYYTSFHVDSGLKTLKEEEPATPLHSTTALSSTTSFESSGNQTVISPENEYELFGKGSTSTTTSSAGTICTVLADGQRNSLIGPAVPERKSSLTKLNRSNSTASNGTLERSYSSSTVGSTLERTGTIKRNGNLLQKEVAALIHQEEENKKNRIESPDSGNNTSSSPIESNANSSPTQRVRSGSEFEYSESSDLECVDRIERIREKTTINTSRIPSMCIITPTNSDDENGSLKRKKEKPAETSQNESFDSKKDSSSFKKNTLLPLNSMFGKLRGVLKKSPSKDASIAENVNTEPIYDVTGEYVRIADVKSSKKPQQSSGVYYSNDVVKRNLATVLSGNLNEETEYVSLNELPCNMRCESNAALSNSDKNATPRGSGKAQHNTSNENEVGEKASTTNDTKRGARVKLDAHGKVIYSSDSLKRRKGAHTTFAPGPFVKDVQPTTASPSSSAASAVPVVASIPNITTTPTTTTTTNTLQEIRKKDAAPAASSPLLSGGLTNRKSIVVKPVISQSALKTKAIPQLISRPNKLAAASARMAPIATILPHSAVQENEQPSAASSSSSSSNIMSSGVLKGAYVNIQTSKPSSAQPQPVHYMEPTMLQNHHQQQQPLQYRTDYQHSSLEDYVQPYAYTLPRRPLMPQQPMERPTDPNAHHMARPNFGYGIPVGSATAANPFQRGNDMYWTLQTRRRPTPMNTFAAASRDDSKLLQPALARPIEELYSTPNKIKSNELKTTPTGFAAYFSPIAKNNAGPALGDDADSSLKISPIDPRNSVPFKTSTPSKPNETLMSPSRASLSEELRNKLRLQHGGIRSHGNSPVSSGRSTPKNVLEAQPPRGRHSWASNSTDIGKTCSDRLGTPKTSLMDFKKLLLAHGSKSNISQTGKLSAVELLKKSKEGSAAAIAKPVIPTSKPSANSSLNILDLSGSPKTFATRRMIRQGNFGNSSPSKIGNSSKSRGVWRYNNMRSEVMSTAIPEVHSEEDNSSPSNSTSVSRSQSQSRNTTPLASTNDVSSPNKGAERHSLEQKMSNIRDNIFLQEDENNFMKCEVATLTQKLASPATTRAQLQAQRAQFLSNNNHIKSATFKDGHYMGLSSFATTPPKMNEVNYNNEAGSNEDQQRHSPKPAAPSLETAL from the exons CTGAAAGTGACTTGGTCACGTTCTCCCAGATCAAGAACCACCACAGTACAAAGTACCGCATCGAGACCTGCCTGTTCACTGCCGATACGCGATCGGACACGCTCCAGCAGCTGTACGATGCGGCCGCGAAAACGCCCGTGCCGGCCATCGCCGAGATGGACCGCATCCTGGGCCAGGACGGAACCACGCCCGGTCGCCGCAGCTCGGACGCCTTCCTGTGCACGCCGGTACTGGGCCAGACGCGCCGGAAGCTCAAGGCCAAGATCGACATGGACATCGAAACGAGACTG CCCTCAGCGATCGATGACTTGAGGAAGTGGACATCAATTGAAGCTATCGGTGATATAACAGTTCCTCCGGATTGCACGGCCCGCGTAGCAGGTAACAGCAGTTCGGCCAACCTGGCTGGTAACAACACTACGCAGAATGGGTCACCCTCGTACCAGGCCGGAACGAGTGCCTCGTTCGATGAAACCGATGACATCATCGTGGTCGATCGGAGCACCCGAGGATCAGGTCGCGAGCCGGACATTCCACTTGATCACAGGTTACCATCGCCGGAGGAGCAGTGCCAGATGATTGCGCTCAA ATTCCCTGCGGAAACCATCAAAGTGGACACCTCCGGGCGACGGTTCGATCGCATGTGTACTACCAGGAAGTCGTTGCTGCACTTTGTGTCCGCAGCGGAGCACGCCGCGGAATTGGGCGCAGCTGGTACCGCTGGTCAACCGGACGGAAGCGACGGTGATACGATCCGACGACGATCCCGACCGCGACGATCGAGGGGCAAACGACGTAACACGATCGCTGGAACGGACCAGAAGGAAATCGCGGAAGTGGTCAACAATGG GGACGAAGCCACTACTTCCCCTACCATTTCTACTAACCTGGTTCCTCGTAGCAAATCAAGTGACATACTCAAGAAAGAATCTCCATCGACGACAGTGGaaagcatcaacacttccaagAACAGCATCAAGCTGTCGCACTTTAACTCGCTCAAGCAGTGGGGCCGCAACCGACTGCGCATGATAAACAACCGTGACTCGAAGGACAAAGTTCAAGATATTGATGACTTTAATATCTCTGATACGACTAGAAACAGTAAACGCAAGAGTTCTGACAAAGATGTGAAACTTTCGCACGAGCGAAAGCCTTCCTACTCTTCGTCAGAGAGGAGCATCACTGTGCACACTTCCAACGCCGGTGCCACCGGTACGAGCATGCCCGCGTCGATCAACCCGGTGAAGCTGCGCGAATCCTCGTCGATTCGACGGCAGCGACGAACTGCTCTTGGCAATAAGGACGAACCGCACTCGTCGAGTGGAAACTGGAGCGCCAGCTCCGAGTCCGGCAGAACATCCATCGGCAGTGAAATCACGACAACCACTCAGCCTAAATCAAGTGCCTCTAGTACATCGTTGAATCATAACCACCACACGGTTTCCAGCGGTCCTCCCAGCTCCATCATCAGTAGACGTAGGTTCTTGAACACGTCGGCGTCCAGCAGTGTAACGAGCGAGGGAACCGCCACCCCTGACCTACAAATGTACGATTATCATGACGAAGGTGGTGAGACAAGTTCGGTGTACTCGTGTGACACAGAAGGATACTACACTTCCTTCCACGTGGACTCCGGCTTGAAAACCCTTAAAGAGGAAGAACCGGCAACGCCTCTTCACTCAACAACGGCTCTTTCAAGTACAACTTCGTTCGAAAGTTCGGGCAATCAAACGGTCATTTCTCCGGAAAATGAGTACGAGCTGTTTGGCAAAGGGTCGACATCCACCACCACAAGCTCCGCAGGGACAATCTGTACAGTGTTGGCGGATGGACAACGAAACTCCCTAATCGGGCCGGCAGTGCCAGAACGCAAGAGTTCACTCACTAAGTTGAACCGTAGCAATAGCACGGCTAGTAATGGAACGCTGGAACGAAGCTATTCCAGCAGTACGGTCGGTAGTACGCTGGAGAGGACGGGAACAATCAAGAGAAACGGAAACTTGCTGCAAAAAGAAGTGGCAGCATTAATTCATCAGGAGGAGGAGAATAAGAAGAATCGAATCGAATCACCTGACAGTGGAAACAATACGAGCTCCTCACCTATTGAATCCAATGCTAATTCAAGCCCTACGCAACGGGTAAGAAGTGGTTCCGAATTTGAGTATTCCGAGTCATCGGATTTGGAGTGCGTCGACCGAATCGAAAGAATTCGCGAAAAGACAACAATCAACACTAGCCGAATTCCATCGATGTGCATAATCACACCGACAAACAGTGACGATGAAAATGGATCCTTGAAGCGAAAGAAGGAGAAACCCGCAGAGACATCCCAAAACGAATCATTCGATTCCAAGAAAGATTCCAGCAGTTTCAAGAAAAACACTTTGCTCCCGTTGAACAGCATGTTTGGCAAGCTGAGGGGAGTGCTGAAGAAGTCCCCCAGCAAGGACGCGTCGATTGCGGAAAACGTAAACACCGAACCCATTTACGACGTGACCGGCGAGTACGTCCGAATCGCCGACGTAAAGAGCAGCAAAAAACCACAGCAGAGCAGCGGTGTTTACTATTCAAACGATGTGGTAAAACGCAATTTGGCCACGGTTCTCTCGGGAAATCTGAACGAAGAGACCGAGTACGTATCGCTGAATGAACTGCCGTGCAACATGCGGTGCGAGAGTAATGCTGCTCTCTCCAACTCCGACAAGAACGCCACCCCTCGCGGAAGCGGAAAAGCACAACACAACACGAGCAATGAAAACGAGGTAGGGGAAAAGGCATCGACGACGAACGATACGAAGAGGGGTGCACGCGTGAAACTGGATGCGCACGGCAAGGTCATCTACAGTTCGGATAGTCTGAAGAGGAGAAAAGGTGCGCACACTACGTTTGCGCCGGGTCCATTTGTGAAAGACGTACAACCGACGACAGCCTCCCCCTCCTCCTCCGCTGCCAGTGCCGTGCCAGTAGTGGCGAGCATTCCCAACATAACTACGACACCAACCACTACGACGACGACAAACACGTTACAAGAGATTCGCAAAAAGGATGCTGCTCCTGCTGCATCGTCTCCATTGCTGAGTGGAGGGCTCACAAACAGAAAATCAATCGTAGTGAAACCAGTGATATCGCAATCAGCGCTGAAAACAAAAGCAATTCCACAGCTCATCAGCAGACCCAACAAACTAGCTGCTGCTTCTGCACGGATGGCCCCAATTGCCACCATTCTACCACACAGTGCCGTACAGGAAAACGAACAGCCATCCGCAGCATCGTCATCTTCATCATCGTCAAACATCATGTCGTCTGGTGTTCTTAAGGGTGCTTACGTTAATATACAAACCTCAAAACCTTCGTCCGCTCAACCGCAACCGGTACACTACATGGAACCAACAATGCTACAAAAtcatcaccagcagcagcaaccgtTACAGTATCGAACAG ATTATCAACATTCGTCCCTTGAAGATTACGTTCAACCGTACGCTTACACTCTTCCTCGGCGCCCTTTGATGCCACAACAGCCAATGGAGCGGCCAACAGACCCAAATGCTCATCACATGGCTAGACCAAACTTTGGCTACGGAATCCCGGTCGGCAGTGCTACTGCTGCAAATCCGTTCCAGAGAGGAAACGACATGTACTGGACGCTCCAAACACGGCGCAGGCCAACTCCTATGAATACATTTGCGGCTGCTTCTCGTGACGATTCAAAGCTACTGCAACCGGCACTTGCACGACCCATCGAAGAATTATATTCGACGCCAAACAAGATAAAATCAAACGAGCTGAAAACTACACCAACTGGATTTGCTGCATATTTCTCTCCGATTGCCAAAAATAATGCTGGGCCAGCTTTAGGTGATGATGCCGACAGCAGCCTGAAGATCTCTCCAATTGATCCTCGAAACTCGGTTCCTTTCAAAACATCAACTCCCTCCAAGCCTAACGAGACTTTAATGTCGCCATCCAGAGCCTCACTTTCGGAAGAGTTGCGAAACAAATTACGACTCCAGCACGGAGGCATTAGATCTCACGGAAATTCTCCGGTCAGCTCTGGCAGATCAACGCCAAAGAACGTGCTTGAAGCCCAGCCCCCGCGTGGTCGCCACAGTTGGGCTTCCAACAGCACCGATATTGGAAAAACCTGTTCGGACCGTTTGGGGACGCCAAAGACGAGTCTTATGGATTTCAAGAAGCTACTGCTAGCCCACGGTTCCAAATCAAACATATCTCAAACAGGGAAATTATCTGCCGTTGAGTTGCTGAAGAAATCGAAGGAAGGTTCTGCTGCTGCAATCGCAAAACCTGTGATACCAACTTCAAAACCTTCAGCCAATAGCagcttgaacattttggacCTGTCCGGATCTCCAAAGACCTTCGCAACTCGGCGGATGATTCGCCAGGGAAACTTTGGCAATAGTTCTCCATCGAAAATTGGAAACAGTTCCAAATCCAGGGGCGTTTGGCGGTACAACAACATGCGGAGTGAGGTGATGTCCACCGCGATTCCGGAAGTGCACAGCGAAGAAGATAATTCTAGTCCAAGCAACTCCACTTCGGTCAGTCGCTCCCAATCTCAGAGCCGAAACACAACTCCATTGGCTAGTACGAACGACGTAAGCTCGCCTAATAAAGGCGCAGAGAGACATTCCTTAGAGCAGAAGATGTCCAACATTCGGGATAACATTTTTCTGCAAGAGGATGAAAACAACTTCATGAAGTGCGAGGTAGCGACTCTGACGCAGAAACTAGCCTCACCGGCAACAACTCGGGCTCAGCTGCAAGCCCAAAGGGCCCAATTTCTCAGCAATAACAATCACATAAAATCCGCAACATTCAAAGATGGCCACTACATGGGACTGAGTAGCTTCGCCACAACCCCACCGAAGATGAACGAGGTCAATTACAACAACGAGGCAGGATCGAACGAAGATCAGCAACGACACTCACCGAAACCGGCGGCTCCGTCGCTGGAGACtgctctttaa